One part of the Streptomyces sp. NBC_00286 genome encodes these proteins:
- a CDS encoding flavin-containing monooxygenase, translating into MTTQHLETLIIGAGQAGLAVGCHLQQLGREFLIVDERERIGDNWRCHYDSLRLFTPARANGLDGMPFPGDPWEFATKDEFAEYLELYAVTNGLPVRMQSRVDRLAALEGGGFTAVLGADKVTCDNVVLATGTFGRTPQIPAFAADITPRIQQLHSSEYRRPSQLPDGPALVVGASHSGLDIAYDLAADRPTTLVGPDRGNIPLEWGSRRFHAAFPFIEFAFNHVLTRRTPMGRKVMQKIRHHGAPQLRIKRHHLGVRDVEWITEHVVGVADGLPRIEDGRTFDVASIVWATGFRQVYDWIDLPLPIEDGWPVEYRGVVESVPGLYFCGLAFQYAFASGEINGVGRDAAYVADKIAAHTRARQTAVAA; encoded by the coding sequence GTCGGGAGTTCCTGATCGTCGACGAGCGCGAGCGGATCGGTGACAACTGGCGCTGCCACTACGACAGCCTCAGGCTGTTCACGCCCGCCCGGGCTAATGGCTTGGACGGGATGCCGTTCCCCGGCGACCCGTGGGAGTTTGCGACCAAGGACGAGTTCGCCGAGTACCTCGAGCTGTACGCCGTCACCAACGGCCTGCCGGTGCGGATGCAGAGCCGGGTCGATCGGCTCGCGGCCCTCGAGGGCGGAGGTTTCACCGCGGTCCTCGGAGCCGACAAGGTCACCTGCGACAACGTCGTACTGGCGACTGGCACCTTCGGCCGTACGCCGCAGATCCCGGCCTTCGCCGCCGATATCACCCCCCGGATCCAACAGCTCCACTCCAGCGAGTACCGCCGGCCCTCCCAGCTGCCCGACGGGCCGGCGCTGGTCGTCGGTGCCTCACATAGTGGTTTGGACATCGCCTACGACCTGGCCGCTGACCGTCCCACCACGCTGGTCGGACCCGACCGCGGGAACATCCCTCTCGAATGGGGCTCGCGGCGGTTCCACGCGGCATTCCCGTTCATCGAGTTCGCCTTCAATCACGTGCTCACCCGGCGCACGCCGATGGGACGCAAGGTGATGCAGAAGATTCGCCACCACGGCGCCCCGCAGCTGCGGATCAAGCGCCACCATCTGGGCGTGCGCGATGTGGAATGGATCACCGAGCACGTCGTGGGCGTCGCCGACGGGCTACCGCGCATCGAGGACGGCCGCACCTTCGACGTCGCGAGCATCGTCTGGGCCACCGGGTTCCGGCAGGTCTACGACTGGATCGACCTCCCGCTGCCGATCGAGGACGGGTGGCCGGTGGAGTACCGCGGCGTGGTCGAGTCCGTGCCGGGCCTCTACTTCTGCGGCCTGGCGTTCCAGTACGCGTTCGCCTCGGGCGAGATCAACGGCGTCGGCCGGGACGCGGCATACGTCGCCGACAAGATCGCCGCCCACACTCGGGCGCGGCAAACCGCGGTCGCGGCTTGA
- a CDS encoding response regulator transcription factor: protein MSMVDDLRRAREEYERQEWVAAYRALSDLDETELQADDFMALAVTAHLLGHRNDCVQALQRAFQAYRDRDDTLGAVRAAYWLTVVLWQGGEVAVGSGWLARAERLLDDHGGDVVERGYLLERATMGHIIKGEFAEAFVAVPKVTDCGRRFDDPDLTAMGLHMEGRMQIFAGQVADGLSLLDEAMVSVLAGEVSPIFSGVIYCSSVEACQQISDFGRMGEWTHALTTWCDGQPGLVAFTGQCAVHRGQLMRLHGAYRDAVRELERAVGRYAAAGGDLAVGQAHYERGETLRLRGDHEAAEAAFAEAAEFGHSAQPGRALLWLDRGRRDAASAAIHRVVAEVHDPVHRSQMLPAAVEVLVATGEVDTAAPLAEELGQIGSSFGCSALQASGQYAAATVALARGEADRGFVCARQAAETWAQLSAVYEVARSRVLVGRALRLLGDEESAAADLSAARRAFAEMGVKPAEQEIAALLGEEKAPGGLSPREVEVLRLVAAGKSNPEIAETLVLSEKTVARHLSNIFAKLDVGSRTAAAAFAYEHRLV, encoded by the coding sequence ATGAGCATGGTCGACGATCTACGCCGAGCCCGCGAGGAATACGAACGCCAGGAGTGGGTGGCGGCGTACCGCGCTCTCTCCGACCTGGACGAGACCGAGCTTCAGGCCGACGACTTCATGGCGCTGGCGGTCACCGCGCACCTCCTGGGCCACCGCAACGACTGCGTCCAGGCGCTGCAACGGGCGTTCCAGGCCTACCGTGACAGGGACGATACCCTCGGCGCGGTGCGCGCGGCGTACTGGCTGACCGTAGTCCTGTGGCAGGGCGGCGAGGTCGCCGTCGGCAGTGGCTGGCTAGCCCGGGCCGAGCGGCTGCTCGACGACCATGGCGGGGATGTGGTGGAGCGTGGCTATCTGCTCGAGCGGGCCACCATGGGGCACATCATCAAGGGAGAGTTCGCCGAGGCCTTCGTTGCCGTGCCAAAGGTCACCGATTGCGGCCGACGGTTCGACGACCCCGACCTGACAGCTATGGGCCTCCACATGGAGGGTCGGATGCAGATCTTCGCGGGCCAGGTCGCCGACGGGCTGAGCCTCCTCGACGAGGCGATGGTCTCGGTCCTGGCCGGGGAGGTCTCACCCATCTTCTCCGGGGTGATCTACTGCTCGTCGGTCGAAGCCTGCCAGCAGATCTCCGACTTCGGCCGGATGGGCGAGTGGACTCACGCGCTGACCACCTGGTGCGACGGCCAGCCCGGCCTGGTCGCGTTCACCGGTCAGTGTGCGGTCCACCGCGGCCAGCTGATGCGACTGCACGGCGCCTACCGCGACGCCGTCAGGGAACTCGAGCGCGCGGTCGGGCGGTACGCCGCGGCCGGCGGGGACCTGGCGGTCGGTCAGGCCCACTATGAGCGGGGTGAGACCCTCCGGCTTCGCGGCGACCACGAAGCTGCGGAGGCCGCCTTCGCGGAGGCTGCCGAGTTCGGCCACTCGGCCCAGCCCGGCCGAGCACTGCTGTGGCTGGATCGCGGCCGACGGGATGCGGCGTCGGCCGCGATCCACCGTGTGGTGGCCGAGGTGCACGATCCCGTCCACCGGTCGCAGATGCTCCCGGCGGCGGTCGAGGTGCTGGTGGCCACCGGCGAGGTAGACACGGCAGCACCCCTTGCCGAGGAGCTGGGGCAGATCGGGAGCTCGTTCGGGTGCTCGGCGCTGCAGGCATCGGGGCAGTACGCCGCCGCGACCGTCGCCCTGGCCCGGGGCGAGGCGGACCGCGGGTTCGTCTGCGCGCGGCAGGCGGCCGAGACCTGGGCGCAGCTCTCCGCGGTGTACGAGGTGGCCCGCTCCCGGGTGCTCGTCGGGCGCGCGCTCCGGCTGCTGGGTGACGAGGAGTCGGCCGCGGCCGACCTGAGCGCGGCCCGGAGGGCGTTCGCGGAGATGGGTGTGAAGCCGGCGGAGCAGGAGATCGCGGCGCTGTTGGGCGAGGAGAAGGCTCCCGGCGGGCTGAGCCCCCGGGAGGTCGAGGTCCTCCGGCTGGTGGCGGCGGGCAAGAGCAACCCGGAGATCGCCGAGACCCTCGTGCTCTCGGAGAAAACCGTGGCCCGGCACCTGTCCAACATCTTCGCCAAGCTCGATGTCGGTTCCCGAACCGCGGCCGCGGCGTTCGCCTACGAGCATCGCCTGGTCTGA
- a CDS encoding IS630 family transposase: protein MKKCWTIPPAANAAFAAAMEDVLAVYHRPFDPTRPVVCMDEKPYQLLGHVRDPLPARPGRDRREDNEYVRSGTCSIFCWVEPLRGWRRVDAQPRRTRVDWAHQVEHLLTVDYPDAATVVLVMDNLNTHTTASLYEAFDPAKAFALTQRLEIHHTPKHGSWLNIAEIELSALTRQCLDRRLDDLAVLNAELAAWQQQTNSNQRQVDWQFTTDDARVKLRHLYPTTQRN from the coding sequence GTGAAGAAGTGCTGGACCATCCCGCCCGCTGCGAATGCGGCCTTCGCCGCGGCGATGGAGGATGTCCTGGCGGTCTACCACCGGCCCTTCGACCCGACGCGCCCGGTGGTGTGCATGGACGAGAAGCCGTACCAGTTGCTCGGCCACGTCCGTGATCCGCTTCCCGCGCGGCCGGGCCGTGACCGCCGCGAGGACAACGAGTACGTCCGCTCGGGGACCTGCTCGATCTTCTGCTGGGTCGAGCCGCTGCGCGGATGGCGACGCGTGGACGCGCAGCCCCGCCGGACCAGGGTCGACTGGGCGCACCAGGTCGAGCACCTGCTGACCGTGGACTACCCCGACGCCGCCACGGTCGTGCTGGTGATGGACAACCTCAACACCCACACCACCGCCTCGCTCTACGAGGCGTTCGACCCGGCAAAGGCCTTCGCGCTGACCCAGCGCCTGGAGATCCACCACACCCCCAAACACGGGTCCTGGCTCAACATCGCCGAGATCGAGCTCTCCGCGCTCACCCGCCAGTGCCTGGACCGCCGCCTCGACGACCTCGCCGTACTCAACGCCGAACTTGCTGCCTGGCAGCAACAGACCAACAGCAACCAGCGCCAAGTCGACTGGCAGTTCACCACCGACGACGCACGCGTGAAACTACGCCACCTCTACCCAACCACACAGCGAAATTAA
- a CDS encoding DUF4277 domain-containing protein, whose protein sequence is MEKRLGALPVAAEFLRWLDVAGIVEGVCPGGASAHLTHGQVIEALVANRLTSPAPLVRVGDWARTWAVEEVFGIEPDLLNDDRLARALDAIAPELERIAGTVGARAIAEFGIDVSRLHWDMTSIGR, encoded by the coding sequence GTGGAGAAGCGTCTGGGCGCTCTGCCTGTCGCTGCCGAGTTTCTGCGCTGGCTGGATGTCGCCGGGATCGTCGAGGGGGTGTGTCCGGGAGGTGCGAGCGCGCATCTGACCCATGGACAGGTGATCGAGGCGCTGGTGGCCAACCGGCTGACCTCGCCCGCACCGCTGGTGCGGGTCGGTGACTGGGCCCGCACCTGGGCGGTGGAGGAGGTTTTCGGTATCGAGCCGGACCTGCTCAACGATGATCGTCTGGCCCGGGCCCTGGATGCGATCGCGCCGGAGCTGGAGCGGATCGCGGGCACCGTCGGTGCGCGGGCGATCGCCGAGTTCGGTATCGACGTGTCCCGGCTGCACTGGGACATGACCAGCATTGGCCGGTGA
- a CDS encoding IS1634 family transposase codes for MVADSKLVSYANVTALLAAGVDFIAPVPAAQVKDEVHAGLDLAQAPVVDWVPERDARKPAGEREAYRVLEDVHTLAGPHKRDPVHRVRRILIHSTAVAAGQRQAREKRLARAREEMDKLAGAAGGRHYKTPEKIAARAGVIAARRRVSACLRWSITTDEHDAPALAWHFDQDVLDAEAAVDGWYAMLTSIPADRADPAQVLIHYKGQGTVERRYHDFKGPLAVAPVFVQHNRRVAALIQVICLALLVFCLIERQVRCTLGPDQTMTGLYSDNRRVRPTGRMIFYHLGELTLRIGNVTDPPTVQITRGVQLHLLDLLDTDIARTRWPQT; via the coding sequence ATGGTTGCCGACTCGAAGCTGGTGTCCTACGCGAACGTCACCGCACTGCTGGCAGCCGGGGTGGATTTCATCGCGCCCGTCCCGGCCGCGCAGGTCAAGGACGAGGTCCATGCCGGTTTGGACCTCGCCCAGGCACCGGTGGTGGACTGGGTGCCCGAGCGGGACGCGCGCAAACCGGCCGGTGAGCGGGAGGCATACCGGGTCCTGGAAGACGTCCACACCCTGGCCGGGCCCCACAAGCGGGACCCGGTGCACCGGGTGCGCCGGATCCTCATCCACTCCACCGCTGTCGCGGCGGGCCAGCGCCAGGCCCGCGAGAAGCGTCTGGCCCGTGCCCGGGAAGAGATGGACAAGCTCGCCGGTGCGGCGGGCGGCCGCCATTACAAGACCCCCGAGAAGATCGCGGCCCGGGCCGGGGTCATCGCCGCCAGACGCCGCGTCAGCGCCTGCCTGCGCTGGAGTATCACCACCGACGAGCACGACGCCCCCGCCCTGGCCTGGCACTTCGACCAGGACGTCCTGGACGCCGAGGCCGCCGTCGACGGCTGGTACGCGATGCTGACCAGCATCCCCGCCGACCGGGCCGACCCGGCCCAGGTCCTGATCCACTACAAAGGCCAGGGCACGGTCGAGCGCCGCTACCACGACTTCAAGGGCCCCCTCGCGGTCGCGCCGGTCTTCGTGCAGCACAACCGGCGCGTCGCCGCCCTGATCCAGGTCATCTGCCTGGCCCTGCTCGTCTTCTGCCTGATCGAACGGCAGGTCAGATGCACGCTCGGCCCCGATCAGACCATGACCGGCCTCTACTCGGACAACCGCCGGGTCCGCCCCACCGGCCGCATGATCTTCTACCACCTCGGCGAACTCACCCTGCGCATCGGCAACGTCACCGACCCGCCCACCGTCCAGATCACCCGCGGTGTCCAACTCCACCTCCTCGACCTCCTCGACACCGATATCGCACGAACCCGCTGGCCTCAGACCTAA